From the Jilunia laotingensis genome, the window AAAGACCTTCGTTTTTATCTGATGAATTACATTGAGAAGAAGGGGGTGCTTGACCCTCAGGCACTGAACCAGTGGAAATTTATTCCCGAAGGCTGGACTATACCAGCAGCAAAAAGGGATTATGAGTATTTATTCGGAAAGGATAACAAGTAATGTCTGAAGAACTGAATCATGTTTCGGGTAGTAAGGAGGAACGCTATGCTTCCTTGCTACCTCAGATTCGTTCGCTGATAGAGGGCGAACCTGATATGATTGCTAATCTGGCAAATGTGGCGGCTGCATTGAAAGAGGCTTTTGATTTCTTTTGGGTTGGCTTCTATCTGGTGAAGGGAGAGGAACTGGTGCTTGCTCCTTTTCAGGGACCTGTGGCTTGTACACGTATTCGGAAGGGCAGGGGTGTCTGCGGTGTGGCGTGGCAGGAGAAACAAGCTCAGGTTGTTCCCGATGTGGATGCTTTCCCCGGGCATATCGCATGTAGCTCCCTTTCCCGGTCGGAGATAGTAGTCCCTCTGATAAGAAACGATGAAGTATGGGGAGTGCTGGATATAGACAGTGATAAACTGGGCTTTTTCGATGAAACGGATCTGAGATATCTGAAGGAAATAAGTACCTATTTATAGGTAGTTCGTTAAAATGAGCCTCTTTTTATTTAAAATACTTCCGGATAATTTGTATCTTTGCCGCTTCAATTTATAAGAAGTAAACAGTGAGTCGTGTGAAAAGGGTTCTGTCATCTCTTCT encodes:
- a CDS encoding GAF domain-containing protein — protein: MSEELNHVSGSKEERYASLLPQIRSLIEGEPDMIANLANVAAALKEAFDFFWVGFYLVKGEELVLAPFQGPVACTRIRKGRGVCGVAWQEKQAQVVPDVDAFPGHIACSSLSRSEIVVPLIRNDEVWGVLDIDSDKLGFFDETDLRYLKEISTYL